A single window of Sphingobacteriales bacterium DNA harbors:
- a CDS encoding SIR2 family protein: MNDTIFFGNGLNNLSKKPIPWNELLNRIKGKKIFDNGELPNTFIYERAVFENKTSNDIRQTEFNIKLSIADLLIKIETNEFYQMLFELNAENYLTTNYDYAFRNYITNVEKYFSSNNSTEDIYSIRRQTQILDKNEKEICKIWNIHGEIDKPISIMLGLDHYCGSVSKLDAYIKGTYEFQENSKQIRITKMTDKLKTKDFDNRSWSELFFNSNIHILGFSLDYSETDIWWLLTKRARILNEEKSSNLISNNIYFYDRNIKADKEELLKSLNVTVIKPKEDNYKDNWHQYYTDTIKKIKNKIK; encoded by the coding sequence ATGAATGACACTATATTTTTTGGAAATGGACTAAATAATTTGAGTAAAAAACCAATTCCTTGGAATGAACTTTTAAACAGAATTAAAGGCAAGAAAATATTTGACAATGGAGAATTACCAAATACATTCATTTACGAAAGAGCCGTATTTGAAAACAAAACTTCAAATGACATTAGGCAGACTGAATTTAATATAAAACTTTCAATCGCTGACCTACTTATAAAAATTGAAACAAATGAGTTTTATCAAATGCTCTTTGAACTTAATGCAGAAAACTACTTAACTACAAATTACGACTATGCATTTAGAAATTACATAACTAATGTGGAGAAGTATTTCAGTTCTAATAATAGCACGGAAGATATTTACAGCATAAGAAGGCAGACGCAGATATTAGACAAAAACGAAAAAGAAATCTGCAAAATTTGGAATATTCACGGTGAAATTGACAAACCTATTTCTATTATGTTAGGACTTGACCATTATTGTGGTTCTGTAAGTAAACTAGACGCTTATATAAAAGGAACTTATGAATTTCAAGAAAACTCAAAACAAATTCGAATAACAAAAATGACAGACAAGCTCAAAACCAAAGATTTTGACAATCGCTCTTGGTCTGAATTGTTTTTCAACTCGAACATTCATATACTTGGCTTTTCACTTGATTATAGTGAAACAGACATTTGGTGGCTACTAACAAAAAGAGCAAGAATATTAAATGAAGAAAAATCAAGCAATTTAATTTCAAATAATATATACTTTTACGACAGGAACATTAAAGCTGACAAAGAAGAACTATTAAAATCATTGAATGTGACCGTAATAAAACCAAAAGAAGACAATTATAAAGACAATTGGCATCAATACTATACAGACACAATTAAGAAAATTAAAAACAAGATAAAATAA